A section of the Prevotella melaninogenica genome encodes:
- a CDS encoding HdeD family acid-resistance protein, with the protein MLHFFKSIRRSVKHWYIPLILGILFILCGIGVIMSPQDSYLTLSILFSLSFLVSGIIETFFALQNTKNLNGWGWYLVSGLISLIMGIFLLMYPALSMSILPLVVGFTLLFRSFELLGFAFEEKEAGVLNWGNLAIVSVLSIILSFILIANPVFTGISLVVFTGLSFISTGISSVILSFNLKKLKGSAQKLSDDLKNRIEDVEKEVKEATK; encoded by the coding sequence ATGTTGCATTTTTTCAAATCCATCAGAAGATCAGTAAAACACTGGTACATTCCCCTTATATTAGGAATTTTGTTCATTCTTTGTGGTATAGGGGTAATTATGTCACCACAAGATTCTTATCTTACCCTTTCAATACTCTTTAGTCTTTCGTTCTTAGTATCGGGGATAATTGAAACCTTCTTTGCCCTACAGAATACTAAAAATCTTAATGGTTGGGGCTGGTATTTGGTAAGCGGACTTATTTCATTGATAATGGGTATCTTTTTACTTATGTATCCTGCCCTATCAATGTCTATATTACCATTGGTAGTAGGTTTTACGTTGCTATTCCGTTCGTTTGAGCTACTTGGTTTTGCCTTCGAAGAAAAAGAAGCAGGCGTACTGAATTGGGGGAACTTAGCCATAGTGAGCGTATTGAGTATTATCCTCTCGTTCATTTTGATTGCTAATCCTGTCTTTACAGGTATCTCATTAGTAGTATTCACAGGTTTATCATTTATCTCCACAGGTATTTCATCTGTAATACTTTCGTTCAATCTGAAAAAGTTAAAAGGTTCTGCTCAAAAGTTATCAGATGATTTAAAGAACCGCATAGAAGACGTCGAAAAAGAAGTGAAAGAAGCTACGAAATAA
- a CDS encoding nucleoside 2-deoxyribosyltransferase yields the protein MNKKVYFAGSIRGGREDAAVYKRIIDYINRTDTVLTEHIGLGSLSVKAQTKEDDVHIYERDTEWLRSSDVLIAECTNPSHGVGYELAYAEACNIPVHIFYDKHKANISAMLNGNAYFKVYPYENEAEIYPVLDNILGNK from the coding sequence ATGAATAAAAAGGTTTATTTCGCAGGTTCTATCCGTGGTGGTAGGGAGGATGCGGCTGTGTATAAGCGGATTATTGACTATATCAACAGGACTGATACAGTACTTACGGAGCATATTGGTTTAGGAAGTTTGAGTGTAAAAGCGCAAACAAAAGAAGATGACGTACATATATATGAGCGTGATACAGAGTGGCTTAGGTCATCCGATGTGCTGATAGCAGAATGTACGAACCCCTCTCATGGCGTTGGTTATGAATTAGCATACGCTGAGGCTTGTAATATCCCAGTGCATATCTTCTATGATAAGCACAAAGCCAATATCTCCGCTATGCTGAATGGCAACGCTTATTTTAAGGTTTATCCATACGAGAACGAAGCGGAGATATATCCCGTTCTGGATAACATTTTAGGAAATAAGTAG